The following DNA comes from Candidatus Rokuibacteriota bacterium.
GGTCAGCCGCGCTTGATGTCGAGGGAGACGGCGAAACGCTCCACGATGGACTGGTCGCCCCCCCCAGTGGCGCCAGCGCTTCAGCGCGACGCGTGTTCTGCCTGGAGCGCGGGCCCTCAGCGTCCACGCCTTCACGCCGCCGCTGCCGAGGCCGGCGTCCTCGCCGTGATAGGCCGGGCCGCCGACCTCGAGCAGCGTGTCGTCGATCGAATCGAGCGCCCATGCAAAGCCGGTTGTGGGATTCTCGGGCAGCTGCACCGAGATCGAATCGCCGACCTTCACGGCGAGGACGCGGCCGTCCTGCACCTTCGTGACCACCACGTCCGCCATGCCGAATCCGCGCGTCCGGGCACGCGCCCCGCTAGACCGTCACACCGTACGACTCGTTGAAGAGGCCGCCGTTGATGTATGCGGGCGACGCGTAGGCGAAGCCGGTGGACGGCGCCCGCTCGCCGCCTCGAGGCTCCGGTTTGACTTGTCCCGCGCGCTCTGACAGGATCGGCGCGAGATGCCACGGGTCA
Coding sequences within:
- a CDS encoding protease inhibitor I42 family protein, with product MADVVVTKVQDGRVLAVKVGDSISVQLPENPTTGFAWALDSIDDTLLEVGGPAYHGEDAGLGSGGVKAWTLRARAPGRTRVALKRWRHWGGRPVHRGAFRRLPRHQARLTCPSRHARFDSLML